The Pseudomonas sp. G2-4 genome window below encodes:
- a CDS encoding methyltransferase domain-containing protein, with the protein MTDEAFAQADPDWLALISAAREWLSGPVGQFLLEEERRMLEEELGRFFGGYLVHYGPSAQTPPSAPQVQRNVRLGAPLPGVEIVCEEQAWPLSEHAADVVVMQHGLDFCLSPHGLLREAASSVRPGGHLVIIGINPWSSWGLRHVFAHDALRQARCISASRVGDWLNLLGFALEKRRFGCYRPPLASPKWQARLAGWERKAGDWQLSGGGFYLLVARKIAVGLRPVRQARREPMGKLIPLPMAKVNRRHIEP; encoded by the coding sequence ATGACCGATGAAGCGTTCGCTCAGGCTGATCCTGACTGGCTGGCGTTGATTAGCGCGGCCCGTGAATGGCTGTCCGGCCCTGTCGGGCAATTCTTGCTGGAAGAAGAGCGGCGCATGCTCGAGGAGGAGCTGGGTCGGTTCTTCGGCGGCTACCTGGTGCATTACGGGCCTTCGGCGCAGACGCCGCCGTCGGCACCGCAGGTCCAGCGCAACGTCCGCCTGGGCGCACCGTTGCCCGGCGTGGAGATTGTCTGCGAGGAGCAAGCCTGGCCTTTGAGCGAGCATGCCGCCGACGTGGTGGTGATGCAGCACGGCCTGGATTTCTGCCTGTCTCCCCACGGCTTGCTGCGTGAAGCTGCCAGCAGCGTACGCCCGGGCGGGCATCTGGTGATCATCGGCATCAACCCCTGGAGCAGTTGGGGGTTGCGTCACGTGTTCGCCCACGATGCCTTGCGCCAGGCCCGCTGCATCTCGGCCTCGCGGGTCGGTGACTGGCTCAACCTGCTGGGCTTCGCGCTGGAGAAACGCCGCTTCGGGTGCTATCGTCCGCCGCTTGCATCACCCAAGTGGCAGGCCCGCCTGGCCGGTTGGGAGCGCAAGGCCGGTGACTGGCAATTGTCTGGCGGTGGTTTCTATTTGTTGGTGGCGCGCAAGATCGCGGTCGGGCTGCGCCCGGTGCGTCAGGCGCGACGCGAGCCGATGGGCAAGCTGATTCCCCTGCCGATGGCCAAGGTCAACCGTCGCCATATCGAGCCGTAA
- the gloB gene encoding hydroxyacylglutathione hydrolase, protein MIQISALPAFTDNYIWLLQDHATQRCAVVDPGDAAPVQAWLDAHPGWALSDILITHHHHDHVGGVEALKNATHATVHGPASENIPARDVALRDNDTLNVLGLDFEVYTVPGHTLGHIAYYHRGLLFCGDTLFAAGCGRLFEGTPGQMHHSLDRLAGLPEDTLIYCTHEYTLSNLKFAAAVEPGNPDIAARLEKVTRQRNEGVITLPSTLALEKLTNPFLRTAETSVKQKADERSGQRNETPTEVFAALRAWKDKF, encoded by the coding sequence ATGATACAGATCAGTGCCCTGCCCGCGTTCACCGATAACTACATCTGGTTGTTACAGGACCATGCCACCCAACGCTGCGCCGTGGTCGACCCCGGTGACGCCGCGCCGGTGCAAGCCTGGCTCGACGCCCACCCAGGCTGGGCCTTGAGCGACATATTGATCACCCATCATCACCATGATCATGTCGGCGGCGTCGAGGCGCTGAAAAACGCAACGCACGCTACCGTCCATGGCCCGGCCAGTGAAAATATCCCGGCGCGGGATGTGGCGCTCCGTGACAACGACACGCTCAACGTGCTCGGCCTGGATTTCGAGGTCTACACGGTGCCCGGCCACACCTTGGGGCATATCGCCTACTACCACCGCGGCCTGCTGTTCTGTGGCGACACCCTGTTTGCTGCCGGTTGCGGCCGGCTCTTCGAAGGTACGCCAGGGCAGATGCACCATTCCCTCGACCGCCTCGCCGGCCTGCCCGAAGATACGCTGATCTACTGCACCCATGAATATACCCTCAGCAATCTGAAATTTGCCGCCGCAGTGGAACCGGGCAATCCGGACATCGCCGCCCGTCTGGAAAAAGTCACCCGGCAACGCAACGAAGGTGTCATCACCCTGCCCTCGACCCTGGCCCTGGAAAAACTCACCAATCCCTTCCTGCGCACCGCTGAAACATCCGTTAAACAAAAAGCAGACGAACGGAGTGGCCAGCGTAACGAGACGCCGACCGAGGTTTTTGCTGCCTTGAGAGCTTGGAAAGATAAGTTCTAA
- a CDS encoding extracellular solute-binding protein, whose protein sequence is MKPFRALLLQASSLLFAGLAFAAPQHALTLYNEPPRYPADFKHFDYVNPDAPKGGVFRQGGFGGFDSLNPFISKGVPADDIGLIYDTLAKQGLDEPFTEYGLIAEKIEKAPDNGWVRFYLRPEARFNDGHPLRAEDVVFSFQTLTKDGAPMFRGYYNDVAEVIAETPLKVLFKFKHTNNRELPLILGQLPVLPKHWWAERDFNKGNLEIPLGSGPYKVAEVKAGRSIRYERVKDYWGKDLPVNRGFYNFDVLTTDYYRDNTVAVEALKAGQFDFWLEMTAKNWANAYNIPAVAEGRLIKEQIPNGNPTGMQGFVYNLRRPIFQDVRVRKALSLLLDFEWTNKQLFNGAYARTRSYFENSEMAATGLPGEDELKILGPLRGKIPEQVFSEAFQPSMCDGSGMIRDQQRKAYQLLQEAGWRIVDDKMVDAQGKPVVLEFLLAQTEFERVLLPFKRNLSDLGIELVIRRVDVSQYINRVRSRDFDLVVGSFPQSSSPGNEQREFWMSAAADKPGSRNTMGLKDPAVDQLVEQLINADSRKSLVAHARALDRVLQWGYYVIPNWHIKTWRVAYWNHIGHPKITPTYDIGTTTWWVKPDTKPAVEVEKQVMEQHINAAPASVE, encoded by the coding sequence ATGAAGCCTTTTCGCGCCCTGCTCCTGCAGGCCAGCAGCTTGTTATTCGCCGGGCTGGCCTTCGCCGCGCCGCAGCACGCCTTGACGTTGTACAACGAACCACCGAGATACCCGGCCGATTTCAAGCATTTCGACTACGTGAACCCCGATGCCCCCAAAGGCGGCGTGTTCCGCCAGGGCGGGTTTGGTGGTTTCGACAGCCTCAACCCGTTCATCAGCAAAGGTGTACCGGCCGATGACATCGGCCTGATCTACGACACCCTGGCCAAGCAAGGCTTGGACGAACCCTTCACCGAATACGGTCTGATCGCCGAAAAAATCGAGAAAGCTCCGGACAATGGCTGGGTGCGTTTCTACTTGCGTCCCGAAGCCCGCTTCAACGACGGTCATCCGCTGCGCGCCGAAGACGTGGTCTTCAGCTTCCAGACCCTGACCAAGGACGGCGCCCCGATGTTTCGCGGGTATTACAACGATGTCGCCGAAGTCATCGCCGAAACCCCGCTCAAAGTGCTGTTCAAGTTCAAGCACACCAACAACCGCGAATTGCCGTTGATCCTCGGCCAATTGCCGGTATTGCCAAAACACTGGTGGGCCGAGCGCGATTTCAACAAAGGCAACCTGGAGATCCCCCTCGGCAGCGGCCCCTACAAGGTCGCCGAAGTAAAGGCCGGACGCTCGATTCGCTATGAGCGCGTGAAGGACTACTGGGGCAAGGACCTGCCGGTCAATCGCGGCTTCTACAATTTCGACGTACTGACCACCGATTACTACCGCGACAACACCGTCGCGGTCGAGGCATTGAAAGCCGGGCAGTTCGATTTCTGGCTGGAGATGACCGCCAAGAACTGGGCCAACGCCTACAACATTCCGGCCGTAGCCGAAGGTCGACTGATCAAGGAACAGATCCCCAACGGCAACCCTACCGGCATGCAGGGCTTTGTCTACAACCTGCGCCGACCGATCTTCCAGGACGTGCGAGTGCGCAAGGCCTTGAGCCTGCTGCTGGATTTCGAGTGGACCAACAAGCAACTGTTCAACGGCGCTTACGCCCGCACCCGCAGCTATTTCGAAAATTCGGAAATGGCCGCCACCGGCCTGCCCGGTGAAGACGAGCTGAAGATACTCGGACCCCTGCGCGGCAAGATTCCCGAGCAGGTGTTCAGCGAAGCCTTCCAACCCTCAATGTGCGACGGCAGCGGCATGATCCGCGACCAGCAGCGCAAGGCGTACCAATTGCTGCAAGAAGCCGGCTGGCGCATCGTCGACGACAAGATGGTCGACGCCCAAGGTAAACCGGTGGTGCTGGAGTTCCTGCTGGCCCAGACCGAATTCGAGCGGGTGCTGCTGCCGTTCAAGCGCAACCTGAGCGACCTGGGCATTGAACTGGTAATCCGTCGTGTGGACGTGTCCCAGTACATCAACCGCGTGCGCTCCCGGGATTTCGACCTGGTGGTGGGCAGCTTCCCGCAATCCAGTTCGCCGGGTAACGAGCAGCGCGAGTTCTGGATGTCGGCCGCCGCCGACAAGCCTGGCAGCCGCAATACCATGGGCCTGAAGGATCCGGCCGTGGACCAGCTGGTGGAGCAACTGATCAACGCCGATTCGCGCAAGAGCCTGGTGGCCCACGCCCGGGCGCTGGACCGGGTCCTGCAATGGGGCTACTACGTGATTCCCAACTGGCACATCAAAACCTGGCGCGTGGCCTACTGGAACCATATCGGCCATCCGAAAATCACGCCGACCTATGACATCGGCACCACCACCTGGTGGGTCAAGCCGGACACCAAGCCTGCGGTGGAAGTAGAAAAACAAGTCATGGAACAACACATCAACGCCGCTCCTGCGAGCGTGGAGTAA
- a CDS encoding transglycosylase SLT domain-containing protein: MSSSIRRSAQSDTLTRLAQAIAVAVSATLAGCQSSGQAPQTDVAHTPNIAARAKQKPIWLTERPTPQVPQDVWERMRQGFQLQETAGVNPRIEQQRLWFASNPSFLENAGERGSLYIHYIVERLEERNMPLELALLPVIESAYNPMAYSRANAVGLWQFIPSTGRYFNLRQTRFYDGRRDITASTTAAMDYLTRLHDMFNGDWLLALAAYNAGEGTVSRAIERNEKLGLPTDYWNLPLPSETQAYVPKLLALSQVVLSPDAYGVNLNPIANEPYFQVVEINQRMDLSKVAAVANIDEDELFQLNPAFKQRTTIDGPQHLLVPTSKAQLLTASLSTMRPEELISQRSLKPVFENADDSDVEGARRSYRVKRGDNLAQIAKANNVQTKDLQRWNKLSGNKLKVGQTLVMRDTKATKATGKRVSTVVAANSKAQKKQTQYKVKQGDSLYVVAKRFNVEMQHLKRWNPRMGKALKPGQMLTVYSPH; this comes from the coding sequence ATGTCGTCATCTATACGCAGATCCGCCCAGTCAGACACATTGACCCGCTTGGCTCAAGCCATTGCGGTGGCTGTGTCCGCCACCCTGGCGGGCTGCCAGAGTTCGGGCCAGGCGCCGCAAACCGACGTGGCCCACACGCCGAATATCGCCGCTCGGGCCAAACAGAAGCCTATCTGGCTCACTGAAAGACCCACCCCTCAAGTACCCCAGGACGTCTGGGAACGCATGCGCCAGGGCTTCCAACTGCAAGAAACCGCCGGGGTCAATCCACGCATCGAGCAACAGCGCCTGTGGTTCGCCAGTAACCCGTCCTTCTTGGAAAACGCCGGTGAACGCGGCAGCCTCTATATCCATTACATCGTCGAACGCCTCGAAGAGCGCAACATGCCGCTGGAGCTGGCGCTGCTGCCGGTGATCGAAAGCGCCTACAACCCGATGGCCTATTCCCGGGCCAACGCGGTGGGGCTTTGGCAATTCATCCCGTCCACGGGGCGTTACTTCAACCTGCGCCAGACCCGCTTCTATGACGGGCGTCGCGACATCACCGCCTCCACCACGGCCGCCATGGATTACCTGACGCGCCTGCACGACATGTTCAACGGTGACTGGCTGCTGGCACTGGCGGCCTATAACGCCGGTGAAGGCACAGTCAGCCGCGCCATCGAGCGCAACGAAAAGCTGGGCCTGCCCACCGACTACTGGAACCTGCCGCTGCCCAGCGAGACCCAGGCCTACGTGCCGAAGCTGCTGGCGCTGTCCCAGGTGGTGCTCTCTCCCGATGCCTATGGCGTGAACCTTAACCCGATCGCCAACGAACCCTATTTCCAGGTCGTCGAAATCAACCAGCGCATGGACCTGTCCAAGGTCGCGGCAGTGGCCAACATCGACGAAGACGAGCTGTTCCAGCTCAATCCGGCTTTCAAGCAGCGCACCACCATCGACGGCCCGCAGCACCTGCTGGTGCCCACTTCCAAGGCCCAGTTGCTGACCGCCAGCCTGTCGACCATGCGCCCGGAAGAGCTGATCAGCCAGCGCTCGCTCAAACCGGTTTTCGAGAACGCCGATGATAGCGACGTGGAAGGCGCCAGGCGCAGCTACCGCGTCAAGCGCGGCGATAACCTGGCCCAGATTGCCAAGGCCAACAACGTCCAGACCAAGGACCTGCAACGCTGGAACAAGCTCAGTGGCAACAAACTCAAGGTTGGCCAGACCCTGGTGATGCGGGACACCAAAGCCACCAAGGCCACCGGCAAGCGCGTCAGCACCGTGGTCGCCGCCAACAGCAAGGCTCAAAAGAAGCAGACCCAATACAAGGTCAAGCAGGGCGACTCGCTGTACGTGGTGGCCAAGCGCTTCAACGTCGAAATGCAGCACCTCAAGCGCTGGAATCCACGGATGGGCAAGGCGCTCAAGCCTGGGCAGATGCTGACGGTCTACTCTCCCCACTGA
- a CDS encoding GNAT family N-acetyltransferase yields MQPVMNPKHPGLSVRVVDDGFAAYIWGSDFSFEVSDYGTAQVGRPVSQWPVTPIVPYRKCYGIDPEEFSSFRNAPDSEIFMAYLDDQPVGHLVVSTNWNGFAHIDELAVHAPARRHGVAKALLDVAHFWSRKKKLPGIMLETQNNNLGACRLYERCGYVLGGIDHLRYRGIDRHTAEVALFWYRLFDDPLGMSISGSATPRLVP; encoded by the coding sequence ATGCAACCGGTCATGAATCCCAAGCACCCCGGCCTGTCGGTACGCGTCGTCGATGATGGTTTTGCCGCCTACATCTGGGGCAGTGATTTCAGTTTCGAGGTCAGTGACTACGGCACAGCGCAGGTTGGCCGGCCCGTGAGCCAATGGCCGGTGACGCCCATCGTTCCCTATCGCAAGTGCTATGGCATCGATCCGGAAGAGTTCAGCAGTTTTCGCAATGCCCCGGACAGCGAGATCTTCATGGCTTATCTCGACGACCAGCCGGTAGGGCACTTGGTGGTCAGCACTAACTGGAACGGTTTCGCCCACATCGACGAACTGGCGGTGCACGCGCCTGCCCGTCGCCACGGGGTGGCCAAGGCGTTGCTCGACGTCGCGCATTTCTGGAGCCGCAAGAAGAAACTGCCGGGGATCATGCTGGAAACCCAGAACAACAACCTGGGGGCTTGCCGACTCTATGAGCGTTGCGGGTACGTACTTGGCGGCATCGACCACCTGCGCTATCGCGGCATTGACCGGCATACCGCTGAAGTGGCGCTGTTCTGGTATCGGTTGTTCGACGATCCGCTGGGCATGTCGATCAGTGGCTCAGCAACACCTCGGCTTGTTCCGTAA
- a CDS encoding extracellular solute-binding protein, translating into MRPLLLLLISLALSSPASATISESHGYAQFGTLKYPARFTHFDWVNPQAPKGGTLRVMAFGTFDTLNPYTFKGSSPVSTPNFLQYGINELNEPLMVGTGQYAPSGDEPTSSYGLIARSVEYSEDRSWVVFNLRPEARFHDGVPITAYDVAFSYKTLLKDGHPQYRTNLQEVLRVDILNPLKIRFVFKRAGNPLLILRLGELPVLPQHYWKDRDFKATTFEPPLGSGPYRITKVQPGRQLVFERVKDYWGKDLPVNRGKYNYNRMDVEFYRDSEVAFEAFKAGEFDIYIEHQAKNWANGYHFPAIKRGDVIKAQIPHQIPTQTQGLFMNTRRNTFAEVKVREALGLMFDFEWTNRTLFSGAYKRTLSYYPNSEFSASGLPVGHEWLLLKPYREQLPSKLLTEPFSLSKTDGRGIPRETLRKALALLKDAGWSLNGQRLVNADSQPLSFEILLVNPNLERILQPYVENLASIGIQARLRTVDRAQYKQRLDQFDFDMILLTLGQTLSPGLEQWQYFHSSQVGVKGSKNYAGIANPVVDHLLEKLLAARTRDEQVAAGKALDRVLLWQHYCIPNWYLNYHRLAYRNRFAFVTTPPYTLGLSSWWLKSSEKDQ; encoded by the coding sequence ATACGTCCCCTCCTCCTGCTCCTGATCAGCCTGGCCTTGAGTTCTCCCGCCAGCGCAACCATCAGCGAAAGCCATGGCTATGCGCAGTTCGGCACACTCAAGTACCCGGCCAGGTTCACCCACTTCGACTGGGTCAACCCGCAAGCGCCCAAGGGCGGTACCTTGCGGGTCATGGCATTCGGCACCTTCGATACGCTCAACCCCTACACATTCAAGGGCAGCAGCCCGGTTTCCACGCCAAACTTCCTGCAATACGGCATCAACGAGCTGAACGAACCGCTGATGGTTGGCACCGGCCAGTACGCGCCGTCCGGTGATGAACCGACGTCAAGCTACGGCCTGATCGCCCGGTCAGTGGAATACAGCGAGGACCGCAGTTGGGTGGTATTCAACCTGCGGCCCGAAGCGCGATTCCACGATGGTGTGCCAATCACCGCCTATGACGTGGCGTTCTCCTATAAAACCCTGCTCAAGGACGGCCACCCGCAATATCGCACCAACCTGCAGGAAGTGTTGCGGGTCGACATTCTCAACCCGCTGAAAATCCGCTTTGTCTTCAAGCGCGCGGGCAATCCGCTGTTGATACTGCGCCTGGGTGAATTACCGGTGCTGCCCCAGCATTACTGGAAAGACCGCGACTTCAAGGCCACTACGTTCGAGCCGCCCCTGGGCAGCGGGCCTTATCGCATTACCAAAGTGCAGCCAGGTCGCCAACTGGTGTTCGAAAGGGTCAAGGATTACTGGGGCAAGGACCTGCCGGTCAATCGCGGTAAATACAACTACAACCGAATGGACGTGGAGTTCTACCGCGACAGCGAAGTGGCCTTCGAAGCGTTCAAGGCTGGTGAGTTCGACATCTACATCGAGCATCAGGCCAAGAATTGGGCCAACGGTTATCATTTCCCGGCGATCAAGCGTGGTGATGTGATCAAGGCACAGATTCCCCACCAGATCCCGACCCAGACCCAGGGCTTGTTCATGAATACCCGGCGCAACACATTTGCCGAGGTCAAGGTGCGTGAAGCCTTGGGGCTGATGTTCGATTTCGAGTGGACCAACCGCACGCTGTTCAGTGGCGCCTACAAGCGCACCCTCAGCTATTACCCCAACAGCGAATTCTCCGCCAGCGGCCTTCCGGTGGGCCACGAGTGGTTGCTGCTCAAGCCATACCGTGAACAATTGCCGTCCAAACTGCTCACCGAGCCCTTCAGCTTGTCCAAAACCGATGGTCGCGGCATTCCCCGGGAAACCCTGCGCAAAGCCTTGGCACTCTTGAAGGACGCCGGATGGTCCCTCAACGGCCAACGACTGGTGAACGCCGACAGCCAGCCCCTGAGCTTCGAGATCCTCTTGGTGAATCCGAACCTGGAGCGCATCCTGCAACCCTACGTTGAAAACCTCGCCAGCATCGGCATCCAGGCCCGGCTGCGCACGGTGGACCGCGCCCAGTACAAACAGCGGCTGGACCAGTTCGACTTCGACATGATCCTGCTGACCCTGGGCCAGACCCTCAGCCCGGGCCTGGAACAATGGCAGTATTTCCACTCCAGCCAGGTCGGGGTCAAGGGCAGCAAGAACTACGCGGGGATCGCCAACCCCGTGGTCGATCACTTGTTGGAAAAGCTGCTGGCCGCCCGCACCCGCGACGAACAGGTCGCCGCCGGCAAAGCCCTGGACCGCGTGTTGCTGTGGCAGCACTACTGCATCCCCAACTGGTATCTCAATTATCATCGCCTGGCGTACCGCAACCGGTTCGCCTTCGTCACCACGCCGCCCTACACCCTGGGCCTGAGCAGCTGGTGGCTGAAATCTTCGGAGAAAGATCAATGA
- the dnaQ gene encoding DNA polymerase III subunit epsilon, which produces MANRSVVLDTETTGMPVTDGHRIIEIGCVELIGRRLTGRHFHVYLQPDRESDEGAIGVHGITNEFLVGKPRFAEVADEFFEFIQGAQLIIHNAAFDVGFINNEFALMGQHDRADITQHCTILDTLMMARERHPGQRNSLDALCKRYGVDNSGRELHGALLDSEILADVYLTMTGGQTSLSLAGNASDGNGTGEGSGNQATEIRRLPAGRRPCRIIRASESDLAEHAARLEAIAKSAGAPALWTQLAEAQVPANG; this is translated from the coding sequence ATGGCCAACAGATCTGTTGTACTGGATACCGAAACCACCGGCATGCCGGTGACCGATGGTCACCGGATTATCGAAATCGGCTGTGTCGAGCTGATCGGCCGGCGCCTGACCGGCCGCCATTTTCATGTTTACCTGCAACCGGATCGCGAAAGTGATGAAGGCGCTATTGGCGTCCACGGCATCACCAACGAGTTCCTGGTGGGCAAGCCGCGTTTCGCCGAAGTGGCCGATGAGTTCTTCGAGTTCATCCAGGGCGCGCAGTTGATCATCCATAACGCCGCGTTCGACGTTGGGTTCATCAACAACGAGTTCGCCCTGATGGGCCAGCACGACCGCGCCGACATCACCCAGCATTGCACCATCCTCGATACCCTGATGATGGCTCGGGAGCGTCACCCTGGGCAGCGCAACAGCCTCGATGCCTTGTGCAAACGCTACGGGGTCGATAACTCCGGTCGTGAGCTGCACGGCGCCTTGCTCGACTCCGAGATCCTGGCCGACGTCTACCTGACCATGACGGGCGGCCAGACCAGCCTGTCCCTGGCCGGCAACGCCTCGGACGGCAACGGTACCGGCGAGGGCTCGGGCAACCAGGCCACGGAAATTCGTCGTTTGCCGGCTGGCCGCAGGCCGTGCCGGATCATCCGCGCCAGCGAAAGCGACCTGGCCGAACATGCCGCACGTCTGGAAGCCATCGCCAAGTCCGCCGGTGCTCCGGCACTGTGGACGCAGTTGGCCGAGGCGCAGGTCCCGGCGAACGGATGA
- a CDS encoding microcin C ABC transporter permease YejB yields MLAYIFRRLLLIIPTLFGILLINFVIIQAAPGGPVEQMIAKLEGFEGATSRIAGGGAEVSVAGSSYRGAQGLDPGLVKEIERMYGFDKSAPERLWIMIKNYAQLDFGDSFFRDAKVIDLIKEKMPVSISLGLWSTLIMYLVSIPLGIAKATRHGSHFDVWTSSAIIVGYAIPSFLFAILLIVVFAGGSYFDWFPLRGLTSNNFDELSMGGKILDYFWHLALPVTALVIGNFATMTLLTKNSFLDEINKQYVVTAKAKGLTRHRVLYGHVFRNAMLLVIAGFPSAFIGIFFTGSLLVEVIFSLDGLGLMSFEAAINRDYPVVFGTLFIFTLLGLVVKLIGDLTYTFVDPRIDFESREH; encoded by the coding sequence ATGCTGGCTTACATCTTTAGGCGGCTGCTGCTGATCATCCCGACCCTGTTCGGCATCCTGTTGATCAACTTCGTCATCATCCAGGCCGCGCCCGGCGGGCCAGTGGAGCAAATGATCGCCAAGCTCGAAGGTTTCGAAGGTGCCACCAGCCGCATTGCCGGCGGCGGCGCCGAAGTGTCGGTGGCCGGATCCTCCTATCGCGGCGCCCAGGGCCTGGACCCGGGACTGGTCAAGGAAATCGAGCGCATGTACGGCTTCGACAAGTCGGCCCCCGAACGCCTGTGGATCATGATCAAGAACTACGCCCAACTGGACTTCGGCGACAGTTTCTTCCGCGATGCCAAGGTCATCGACCTGATCAAGGAAAAGATGCCGGTGTCCATCTCCCTCGGGCTGTGGAGCACGCTGATCATGTACCTGGTGTCGATCCCGCTGGGGATCGCCAAGGCCACGCGGCATGGCAGCCATTTCGACGTGTGGACCAGTTCGGCGATCATCGTCGGCTACGCGATCCCGTCGTTCCTGTTCGCCATCCTGCTGATCGTGGTGTTTGCCGGCGGCAGTTATTTCGATTGGTTCCCGTTGCGCGGACTGACCTCCAACAATTTTGACGAACTGAGCATGGGCGGCAAGATTCTCGATTACTTCTGGCACCTGGCCTTGCCCGTGACTGCCTTGGTGATCGGCAACTTCGCCACCATGACCCTGCTGACCAAGAACAGCTTCCTCGATGAAATCAACAAACAGTACGTGGTCACCGCCAAGGCCAAGGGCCTGACCCGTCATCGGGTGCTCTACGGCCACGTCTTCCGTAACGCCATGCTGCTGGTGATCGCCGGCTTCCCCTCCGCGTTCATCGGGATATTCTTCACCGGCTCCTTGCTGGTGGAAGTGATCTTCTCCCTCGACGGCCTTGGGCTGATGAGTTTCGAAGCGGCCATCAACCGCGACTACCCGGTGGTGTTCGGCACTCTGTTTATCTTCACCCTGCTGGGGCTGGTGGTGAAGCTGATCGGCGACCTGACCTACACCTTTGTCGATCCACGCATCGACTTCGAAAGCCGGGAGCATTGA
- a CDS encoding LysR family transcriptional regulator: MRLRHIEVIQALLQTGHLGTAAEWLQLPVAEVEAILRDAEAQLGFMLFASVRGRLQATRETLELRNGITRVYDTLEPVQRLASSLKHYQAPPLRVICTPPLAQQLLPHSIAALRRRHPDVPCTLLSQPTRDIVQSLLLRESDLGLSLHDPEHPDIHCQMIAQGKLQLLAPHGWLQPRQKYISLQDLAGQSLVGLDGHDPLSPAFEHKLAALRPAPLIQIRVQTHQMMRAMVEAGEGLAIVDPFTASGAKGGDLDVCPVSPAIAIGLYALSLNGTQPSPAVQSLLERLTEQAEVLLSH; this comes from the coding sequence ATGCGTTTACGCCACATCGAAGTGATCCAGGCGCTGCTGCAGACCGGCCACCTCGGCACGGCGGCCGAATGGCTGCAATTGCCGGTGGCGGAGGTCGAGGCGATCCTGCGCGATGCCGAGGCGCAACTGGGCTTCATGCTGTTTGCCAGTGTGCGTGGGCGCTTGCAGGCCACTCGAGAAACCCTTGAGTTGCGTAACGGCATCACACGGGTGTACGACACCCTCGAACCGGTGCAACGCCTGGCCAGTAGCCTGAAACACTATCAGGCACCGCCCCTGCGAGTCATCTGCACCCCGCCGCTGGCCCAACAGTTGTTGCCCCATAGCATCGCCGCCCTGCGTCGACGGCATCCAGATGTGCCTTGCACCCTGCTCAGCCAACCGACCCGCGACATCGTCCAGAGCCTGCTATTGCGTGAAAGTGACCTGGGCCTGAGCTTGCACGACCCGGAACACCCCGACATCCATTGCCAGATGATTGCCCAGGGCAAACTGCAATTGCTGGCGCCCCACGGCTGGCTGCAACCGCGGCAAAAATACATTTCGCTTCAGGATCTGGCGGGCCAGTCACTGGTGGGGCTCGATGGCCACGACCCGCTGAGCCCCGCGTTCGAGCATAAACTGGCGGCGCTGCGTCCGGCGCCGCTAATCCAGATCCGCGTACAGACCCATCAGATGATGCGCGCCATGGTCGAAGCCGGCGAAGGCCTTGCCATCGTCGACCCCTTCACCGCCTCAGGCGCCAAGGGCGGCGACCTGGACGTCTGCCCGGTGTCACCGGCGATTGCGATTGGTCTCTATGCCCTGAGCCTCAACGGCACGCAACCCTCGCCCGCCGTCCAATCACTGCTGGAACGACTTACGGAACAAGCCGAGGTGTTGCTGAGCCACTGA
- the rnhA gene encoding ribonuclease HI, which yields MSDSVELFTDGACKGNPGPGGWGALLVCKGVEKELWGGETNTTNNRMELMGAIRGLEELKRSCDVLLVTDSQYVMKGINEWMANWKKRGWKTAAKEPVKNADLWMLLDEQVNRHNVTWKWVRGHIGHHGNERADQLANRGVDEVRGFKQA from the coding sequence ATGAGCGATAGCGTAGAACTCTTCACCGATGGCGCCTGCAAGGGCAATCCCGGCCCTGGCGGCTGGGGCGCGTTGCTGGTGTGCAAAGGGGTGGAGAAGGAGCTCTGGGGCGGTGAAACCAACACCACCAACAATCGCATGGAATTGATGGGTGCCATCCGTGGCCTGGAAGAACTCAAGCGTTCCTGTGACGTACTGCTGGTCACCGACTCGCAGTACGTCATGAAGGGCATCAACGAGTGGATGGCCAACTGGAAGAAGCGTGGCTGGAAGACGGCGGCGAAGGAGCCGGTGAAAAACGCTGACCTCTGGATGTTGCTGGATGAGCAGGTCAACCGTCATAACGTCACCTGGAAGTGGGTGCGCGGCCACATCGGCCACCACGGCAACGAACGGGCCGACCAACTGGCCAACCGTGGGGTGGATGAGGTGCGGGGCTTCAAGCAGGCTTGA